AGGACGAGCTCATCGCCATGACGTTCCTGCTGCTGGTGGCCGGTTACATCACGACGGTCAACCTGATCGGCGGCGGCATCGCCGCGCTCCTCGCCCACCCCGACCAGCTGCGGCTGCTGCGCGACGATCCCGAGCTGCTGCCCGGCGCGATCGAGGAGTTCCTCCGCTACGACGGCCCGGTCAGCCCGGGCATCGCCCGGTTCGCCCGGGAGGACGTCGAGATCGCGGGCGTGGCCGTTCCGCGCGGCGCGACGGTACTGATCGCCTCCGCCATCGCCGACCGCGATCCGGCACGGTTCGCCGACCCCGACCGGCTGGACGTCACCCGGCAGGACAACGGCCACCTGGCGTTCGGGCACGGCATCCACTACTGCCTGGGCGCGCCGCTCGCCCGGCTGGAGGGCCAGATCGCCATCGGCACGGCGCTGCGCCGCCTCCCGGACCTGGCCCTGGCCGTGCCGCCGACGGAGCTGAGCTGGCGGCCCGGCGGTCTGCGCGGCCCGGTGCGGCTGCCGGTCACGTTCACGCCGGGCGCGTCCGGTGCATGAACCGCGCGCAGGGTCGCCGTCAGCGGCATGAACGGTGACCGCCGAGGGTGGCGCGCCTGCGCGCTCGGCGGCGCGGTGTTCGCCGTGTGCATGGCCGGCACCACGCTGCCGACGCCCCTGTACCCCCTCTACCGGGAGAAGTTCGGGTTCTCCGAGCTGACCGTCACCGTCGTGTACGCCGTGTACGCCTTCGCCGTCATCGGCGTGCTGCTGCTGGTGGGCAACGCCTCGGACACCGTCGGCAGGCGCCCGGTGCTGCTGTGGGGCCTGGGCTGCGCGACCGCGAGCGCCGTCTGCTTCCTGTGCGCCACCGAGCTGGGCTGGCTGTACGCCGGGCGGCTGTTCTCGGGGCTGTCCGCCGGCCTGTTCACCGGGGCCGCCACGGCGTACGTGATGGAACTGGCGCCGCACGGCGGCTCCTCGCGGGCCACGTTCGTGGCGACGGCCGCCAACATGGGCGGACTGGGCTGCGGTCCGCTGCTCGCCGGGGTGCTGGCGCAGTACGCCCCCTGGCCGCTGTACCTGCCGTTCGTCGTGCACCTCGCCCTGGTGGCCTGCTCGGCCGCCGTCCTGCTGCGCCTTCCGGAGACCGTCCGCGAGCGCCGGCCGCTGAGCACCGTACGGCCGCACGGCCCCGTTCTGCCGGCGCAGGTGCGGGCGGTGTTCGCGCCCGCGGCGATCGCCTCGTTCGTGGGCTTCGCGCTGTTCGGGGTGTTCACCTCGGTCAGCCCGGCGTTCCTCGCGCAGTCCCTCGACGTGGACAGCCACGCGGTGAGCGGGCTGGTCGTCGCGCTGGCCTTCTTCGCCTCGACCGCCGGGCAACTGGCGGTCGGCCGGGTCGGCGCGCGGCGATCGCTGCCGCTCGGCTGCGCCGCGCTCCTCGCCGGGCTGGCGCTGCTGGCGGGGGCGCTGCACTGGGACCTGATGACGCTGGTGGTGCTGAGCGCGCTCGTCGGCGGAATCGGGCAGGGATTGGCGTTCCGGGCTGCGTTGACCGCGGTGGCACAGGCGTCACCGGCCGATCGGCGCGCGGCGGTCATCTCGACGCTGTTCGTGGTGGCCTACGCGGGCATCTCGGTTCCGGTGATCGGCGTCGGCGCGCTGACCGGCCCGGTCGGCCTGCCGGACGCGGGACTGGTGTTCATCGCGTGCATGGCCGTTCTCGCCTCGACCGCGGCCGCCTACCTGCTGCGGCGGCCCCTACCGGCGCGGGCGTGAGCGTGCGGGAGGCGTGAGGCGGTGACCGGACGCTGGTCCGCTCGTTGCACAACCCCTTGACCATCTAAGTCTTATTAAGCAACTCTACCGGCAGCGACCCCTGCCGACGAGGAGGCCAACACGATGGAGTGGACGGGCGCGCGGTATGCGGACACACCGACGGTCGAGGTGACGACCTGGGTCGACGCCCCGCCGGAGCGGGTGTGGGAGCTGGTCTCGGACGTGCGGCGCATGCCGGGGACCAGCACGGAGCTGCGGTCGGTGGAATGGGTCGACGGAGCCGACGGGCCGTGCGTGGGCGCCCGGTTCGTCGGCCGCAGCGCGCACCCCGACCTCGGCGAGTGGGAGACCGTGTCGACCGTCGTCGAGTGCGAGCCTCCGCAGGTCTTCGCCTGGGCGGTCGTCGACCCGGAGAACCCCTCGGCCGTCTGGCGGTTCCGGCTGGCGCCCAGGGACGGCGGGACCGAACTCTCGCAGTGGATGCAACTGGGACCCGCCCCCTCCGGGCTGTCCTTCGCGATCGCGGCCATGCCGGACAAGGAGCAGAAGATCGTGTTCGTGCGCATGCGCGAGTTCGAGCGCAACATGACGGCCACGCTCCGGCACATCAAGACGTGGGCGGAGGCGTGATGCGCACGGCGACGACGGTCGAGGCGTCGGGCTTCGGCACCTGGTCCGGGCAGGCCGACTTCGTCGTCGAGGCGGAGAAACTCGGGCTCGACGTCTGCTGGGTGGCCGAGGCCTGGGGCTCCGACGCCCCGTCCGCCCTGGGGTTCTACGCGGCCCGCACCGAACGGATGCTGCTCGGCTCCGGGATCATGCAGGTCGGCACGCGCACCCCGGTCGCCCTGGCCCAGACGGCGATCACCCTGTCCAACCTGTCCGGCGGACGCTTCCTGCTGGGCCTCGGTCCCTCCGGCCCCCAGGTGATGGAGGGCCTGCACGGCGTGCCGTTCGCCCGCCCCCTGGCGCGTGTCCGCGAGACCGTGGAGATCGTCCGGCAGGCGGTCGCGGGCGGCAAGATCTCCTACGCGGGCTCGGAGTTCCGGATTCCGCTGCCCGGCGGGGACGCCGTCCCCATGCGGCTCTCCCTGCGCGCCGAGCATCCCGTCCCGCTCTACCTGGCCGCACTGTCACCGGCCATGCTCGAGCTCACCGGGCAGGTCGCGGACGGCTGGCTCGGCACCAGCTTCGTGCCCGAGGGCGCCGCGGAGGCCTACTTCGCCCCCCTGCGTCGGGGCCTGGCCGCGGCGGGCCGCCGTCGTGCCGGCTTCGACGTCTGCCAGGGCGCGGAGGTGGCCTTCGCGCCGGACGAGGAGGCGCTCGGCGCCCTGGTCGCCGGCCGCAAGAAGGAACTCGCCTTCAGCCTGGGCGGTATGGGTTCCGCCTCGACCAACTTCTACAACCGGGCCTACGGCCGCCAGGGGTGGGCCGAGGTCGCGGCGGAGGTGCGGCAGCGGTGGCAGGCGGGTGACCGCGACGGCGCGGCCGCCCTCGTGACCGACGAGATGGTGCTGGCGACCACGCTGATCGGCACGGAGGAGATGGTCCGGCGGCGGCTGCGGGTGTGGCGCGACGCCGGGGTGGACACCGTGCGCATGTATCCGGCGGGCGAGAGCCTCCAGGCCCGGCTGGACACGCTGGGCAGGGCGATCGAGCTGGTTCGGGAGGTCGACGGGGAGGCGTGATCCTGGCCCCGCCGCGGACCGGTTGACGGTCCCGTCGCCCCGCACGAACGCGAGGCGACGGGCCGACTCACGAACCTGTGCGTCCGTCGGCGACCTCCTGCGGGCCCGGGCCGGTGCCGAAGCGAGCCTGCACGTCGGGGCGCTTCAGCAGGCGCGCCGGGTAACCGGGCCCGGTGCGCAGGGCCACGTCCCCGTGCCGCAGCGGCTCGCCGCAGGACGAGCACACCACCTTGGCCTGGGTGTCGTGGCCGCAGGTGGTGTGGCGCATGACCACGGGGACGCCTTCCTCGGCGGCGAGCCAGCGGTCGCCCCAGGCGTTGATCGCGGCGAGGACGCCGAAGAAGTCGCGGCCCTTGTCCGTCGGCAGGTACTCGTGCCGGACCGGCTCGGTCTGGTAGACGCTTCGCCGCAGCAGCCCCGCGTCCTCCAGGCGCCGCAGCCGGTCCGCGAGGGTGTTGCGGGCGATGCCCAGCGAGCCGATGAAACCGTCGAAGCGTGACTCGCCGTAGAAGACCTCGCGCAGCACGAGCAGCGTCCAGCCGTCGCCCAGGATGTCCACCGTGCGGGCGATGGAGCAGGGCCAGCCATCGAACGACGTCCGTCTCATGCGTTCGACCATAACAGTCTCATCATGAGATGGTCTGCTGCTCGTTCAGCGGGGCTTCTTCAGGGTGACCTTTCCGGCCTTCTTGGTGAACAGGGCACCACCGGCGCTCATGGAGACGAGCACGTTGTACTTGCCTTCCGGAACTCCGGAGACGTCGACGCCTGCGGCCCCCGTGGTGAAGTACCCGAAGTCGTAGGTGCCGAGGTCTCCGGGCAGTTTGTGCGGCCGCACGGCATCGGGGTTCTTCCTCGCGCCCAGCGGGAAGGAGTGGCATCCGGACCTCCCCTGGAGCACGAGGTAGTAGAAGGCGTGCGCGTCGCGGTCGGCGTTCCTTCCGGGCAGGAAGAAGACGCCTTCGGCATGGACCTTCCGGTCGCGCTCCTCCGCCTTGACGGCGGTGAAGCACACGCCCGGGGAATCGACGCCGACGATGCTCCTCTTGACCAGCTTGAGGCCGCCCTTGCCGCCCCGGAAGAGAAGCTCGGCGTCACCGCCGGCCTGGCGCCGGTCGACCGCGCTGTGCGAGATCAGCCGGGTGCGCCGCTCGATCCCCTCGTCGTCGCTCGTGACGCAGACCGAGACGTCGTAGGTGCCCTGCGGGAGATCGGTGAACGTCAGGTCGGCCCGCGAGGCGAACCCGCCCGTGGCGTACTCGCAGAAGTACTCGTCGAAGTAGTCCCGGTAGAGCCTGATCTCCTTGGTCGTCTCCAGCGGGTACACCCAGGTCTTCCCGTCCTTCTCCAGGACGAGCCGCTTGGTCTCGGCGGTCGGTCCGTCGGGCGACACGCCCGGCAGGAAGGCGTGACCCTTCAACTGGAGCTGCCCGTCCGTGAACTCGGCGCGCGTGAGCGTGGCCAGGGCGGTGTCGCTCTTGCGCAGCTCGGCGAGGTACGCGGTGGCCGCCTCGGGGTCCTCGGCATCGGTCCCCGTCCGGACCTCGCCCCATCGCGGCGCGGCACCCTCCGTCAGGGAGTACACGATGCTGAGGATCGAGGGCAGCGCCTGCCGGACCACCTCGTCGTGCCGGCGCACCGTGGGGGATTCCACGAACAGGAAGTTGAAGTTCTCGTACTCCCGCAGCGCGGGGAGATAGTGCTCCACCTCCTGCTCGTACTGGTAGTCCCCGGGAGAGGACACCACGTAGATGTTCCTCTTGAGGTCCGCGTCCTTCTCGAGGAGGTCCTTCATGACGGCGTCCATGACGGCCACGTTCTCGTCGGACTGCCCCTCGCCGAGGACGGCGTCCCCCAGCTGACCGTGGCCCTTCGAATAACTGCCCAGGAAATACTGCGGCGTCGAGGCCACGATGTTCTTGTAGTCGTACTTCAGGCCGTAGTAGAGCGCGGCGCTGCCGCCCTTCGAAGCACCGAGGAGAGTCACCTCGTCCCTGGTCACCCGCAGTCGCCGCATGTGCGCCTCTATGAGGGCCTGTATGGAGTCCGTGACGCTGAAGTCCATGTTCCTGGCCACGTAGTAGGAGGCCCCGCCGTCGAAGTGGTCCCGGATCCGCAGGACGTTGCACTTCACGCTGTCCAGGGCGTTGCCGAAGCCGTACTTGCTGCCCACGGACGAGAACACCACCAGCAGGTGCCGGTGGTCGCCCTGAGCCGGGCGGAACTGGAACTCGACCGGCCACTTCCCGTGCACCTCCACGCTTTCCTGGTAGGCGCGGTTTCTCCGCGTTGCGTAGTTGGGCGACAGCGGAGGCAGGGCGTTCTTCATGACGGGATGCGGACTCTCTGGCCGGGTGCTCGGACGGGCGGTGCTCGGGCGGAGTATACGGAGCGGCAACCCACCGGTCATCCACGAGCCGAGGACTGTTCACCGGGCACGGGCCCGGTGTCTGCTTCGTGCGCTCGGACGATTCGCCCGCCGGCCCGGCGGAGTGCCGCTCGGCCCGTCAGGTCCTCCCGCCGATGTCGTCGGCGCGGGCGACGAACCGGGCCGTTGCGTCGGTCACGCGGTACAGGAACGCACCGCCGTCCTCGGTGGCCTCGAAGTACTGGCCGGCGGCTACGCGGGCGGCGCGCGGCGGCAGCGGTCCGTGCTCCGTGACCGCCTCCGGTGAGCGAGGGCGTTGACAAGCGAGTCAGGGGAGCCGGAGGGTCCGTGGCCCGGCCGGCTCGCGCCGCTCGGGCGCACGTCCCCATGGCTGACGGGGCTCCGGGCGGGCGGGGGCGGGCGGGATCGGCCGCCCGGTCGGTTCGCCGGTGGTGACGGTGAAGCGTTCACCGTGGTGGAAGAGGTCCTGAGGCTCGCCCTCCAGAAGGACGTAGCGTGCCGTGCCGTCGGTGATCTCGACCCGCAGCCTGCGGCCCCGGATCAGCAGGGTGAAGGCCAGACGGGCCAGCTGCTCGGGGAGGCGGGGCGCGAACCCCACCATCGGCTCGCCGGAACCGGCGCCGCCGTACTGGCGCATGCCTCCCAGCCCCACCACGAGAGCGATCCACGTGCCCGCGAGGGAGGCGATGTGCAGTCCGTCGCGCGTGTTGTGCTCCAGGTCCTCAAGGTCCACCAGGGCGGCCTCGCCCAGATAGTCCCAGGCGAGCCGGAGATGTCCGGTCTCGGCGGCGAGGACGGCCTGGCAGCAGGCGGACAGGGAGGAGTCGCGGACGGTGAGGGCCTCGTAGTAGGCGAAGTTCCTGGCCTTCTCCTCGTCAGTGAAGGCGTCGGGGCAGGTCAGCATGGCCAGGACGAGATCGGCCTGCTTGACGACCTGCTTGCGGTAGAGGTCGAAGTACGGGAAGTGCAGCAGCAGCGGGTACTGCTCCGGTGCCGTCCGGTCGAAGTCCCACCTCTTGAGGGTGGTGAAGCCCGCCGACTGCTCGTGCACGCCGAGCCTGTCGTTGTACGGCACGACCATGCGGGCCGCGGCGCCCTGCCAGGCGGCGGCCTCCTCCGGCGTGACCCCCAGCGCCGCCGCCTCGTCGGGATGCAGGAGCACCCAGGCCGCGGCCGCCCGCAGGTTCTGGCGGGCCATCAGGTTGGTGTACAGGTTGTCGCGGGCGACGGCGCTGTACTCGTCCGGCCCCGTGACACCGTCGATGTGAAAGCGGCCCTCGGCGTCCGCACTGCCCAGTGACCGCCACAGCCGGGCGGTGTGCACCAGCAGTTCCAGGCCCGGCCCTCGCTCGAACCGCTCGTCGCCCGTGGCGGCCACGTAGCGTACGACCGCGTCGGCGATGTCCGCGTTGACGTGGAAGGCGGCCGTACCGGCGGGCCAGTAGCCGGAGCACTCCGCGCCGCTGATGGTCCGCCAGGGGAAGGCGGCTCCGGACAGGCCGAGCTGGCGGGCCCGCCCCAGCGCCGCGGGCAGCGTCTCGTGCCGCCAGCACAGGGCCGGGGCGACGGTGTCCGGAGCGGTGAAGGTGAGGACGGCCAGCACGAAGGACTCGGAGTCCCAGAACGCGTGGCCGTCATAGCCGGTGCCGGTCAGGCCCTTGGCCGGTACGGCGCGGCCCTCGGCCCGGGCGGCCGCCTGCAGCACGTGGAACAGGCAGAAGCGGACGGCCTGCTGGATCTCCTCGTCGCCGTCCACCTCGACGTCCGCCCGCGACCAGAAGTCGTCGAGGTAGGCCCGCTGCTCGGCGAGCAGACCCTCCCAGCCGGAACTGCGGGCGGCCGCGACCGCCCCCTCCACCTGGTCCCGGATCGCGGGCAGCGACCGCTGGGCCGACCAGCCGTGGCCCACGAACTTCACCAGCCTCAGCCGCTCGCCGGGGGCCAGGGTGGCGGTGATGGTGAGGCGGCTGACGTCGGGTTCACTCTCGGCCGACCAGGAGGTCCCGTCGGGCCCCTCCACGAGGTGGTCGGCCGCGGCACCCACCCGCTGGCCGCTGTGGCCGGTGCAGTGCAGCAGGCGCAGCCGGGTGTCCTGGGCGAAGTGCTCCTCCGCCCGCAGCGGCGCGTCGATCACGGCGGAGACCCGGGGGTCGCCGGACGTGCGGGGCAGCTGCTCGTTGGCGACCAGCTCCGACTGGACGGCCACGGTGACCGGGGTGTCGAGCGCCTCCACCTGGTATTCCACGGCGGCGATCGCCCGCTGGGTGAAGGACACCAGGCGGCGGGAGACGACGCGGACCCCGGTCCCGGCCGGGCTGACCCAGTCGACGGTCCTGCTCAGCACACCGGTGCGGAAGTCCAGCAGGCGCTCGTGCGCGACGAGCCGGCCGTAGCGCAGGTCGAACGGTTCGTCGTCGACCAGCAGCCGGATGACCTTGCCGTCGGTGACGTTGATGGCCGTCTCACCGGACTCCGGGTAGCCGTAGCCCGCCTCCGCGTACGGCAGCGGATGCACCTCGTGGACGCCGTTGAGGTACGCGCCGGGCAGCCCGTGCGGTTCGCCCTCGTCGAGGTTGCCGCGCCAGCCGACGTGCCCGTTGGCCAGCGCGAACACGGACTCGCTCTGGGCGAGGACGTCGAGGCTCAACTCGGTCTCGCGCAGACTCCAGGGCTCGCACGCGAAGGACGGATGGGTGATCACCTTGCGCCCTCCAGCAACTGGGCGAGGTCGGTCACGACGAGGTCCGCCCCGTGCCGGCGCAGCTCGGCCGCCTGGCCGACCCGGTCGACGCCGACGACGACACCGAAGTTGCCGGCCCGCCCGGCCTCCACACCGGCCAGGGCGTCCTCGAACACGGCCGCGGCGGCGGGCTCGACGCCGAGGAGACGGGCGCCCGCGAGGTAGGTGTCGGGCGCGGGTTTGCCGTGCAGGCCCTGCTCGCGCGTGGTGATGCCGTCCACGCGTTCCTCGAAGAGGTCCTCGATCCCGGCCGCGACCAGCACGTCGCGGCAGTTGGCGCTGGAGGAGACGACGGCGCGCCGCAGACCGGCGTCCCGGGCCGCCCGGACGAAGGCCACCGATCCCTGGTACGGCTCCACGCCCCGCTCGCGGATCATGCGCAGCACCAGGTGGTTCTTGCGGTTGCCCAGACCGCGCACGGTCTCCTGGTCCGGCCCGTCGTCGGGCGTTCCGTCGGGCAGCTCGATGCGGCGCGATGCGAGGAAGGTGCGCACGCCGTCCTCGCGGGGCCGGCCGTCCACGTAGGCGTCGTAGTCCTCGCCCGAGTCGAAGGGCACGAAGGGGCCGCCCTCCTGTTCGGCGCGCTGCCGGAGATAGGCGTCGAAGGTCTCCTTCCAGGCGGCGGCGTGGACCTTCGCGGTCTGCGTCAGGACACCGTCGAGGTCGAACAGACAGGCACGGATGTGATCGGGCAGGCCCAGCACGGCTCACCTCCCGTCCGGCAGGTACCAGTGGTGGGGCCGCACGAGCCGGTGGATGCTGTCCGGCCCCCAGGAGCCCTTCGGGTACGGCTCGACCGGCGGCGGGTCCTTCAGCAGGGGCTCGGAGACCTCCCACAGGCGGTCGATGCCCTCGGCGCTGGTGAACAGGGACTGGTCGCCCAGCATGGCTTCCAGGATCAGGTGCTCGTAGGCCTCCAGGGTATGCTCCTGCGCGAAGGAGCCTGCGTAGTCGAAGACCATCTCGGCCCGGCCCAGCCGCATGTCGGGGCCGGGTTCCTTCGCCAGGAAGCGGACGGTGATCCGGCCGGGGTCGTCGAAGTCGATGGCGAGCGTGCCGGGGCGGGGGGTCGTGCCGTCGGGCGCGGTCGCCGGGAACATGCGCAGGGGTGGCTGGCGGAAGGTGAGGGTGACCATGTGGCGTCCCTCGGCCAGTGCCTTGCCGGAGCGCAGGTGGAAGGGCACGCCGGCCCAGCGCCAGTTGTCGATCTCGACGCGCAGCGCGGCGAAGGTCTCGGTGTCGGAGCCGGGGGCGACACCCGGCTCGTCGCGGTAGCCCTCGTACTGGCCACGCACCACGTTCGCCGGGTCCAGGGTCCGCAGGCTGCGGAAGACCTTGGTCTTCTCCTCCCGCAGGGAACGCGCGTCGAGCCTCGGCGGCGGCTCCATCGCCACGAAGCCGAGCAACTGGAAGAGATGGGTGACGATCATGTCCCGGAAGGTGCCGGTGCCCTCGAAGAAGCGGGCACGGCCCTGGATGTCGATGCTCTCCGGCACGTCGATCTGGACATGGCTGATGTGGTCGCGGTTCCACACCGGCTCGAACAGTCCGTTGGCGAAACGCAGCGCGAGGATGTTGTCGACGGACTCCTTGCCGAGGAAGTGGTCGATGCGGAAGACGCGGGACTCGTCGAAGACGGCGTGCAGGGTGTCGTTGAGCGCGCGGGCGGAGGCGAGGTCCGTGCCGAAGGGCTTCTCCACGATCACCCGGGCGCCGTCGGACAGCCCGGTCGCGCCGAGCATCGTCACGACGGAGCCGAACGCCACCGGCGGTACGGCGAGATGGAACAGCCGCCGCGTGCTGCCGCCGACGGCGCGCTCGGCCTCCTGCACGGCGGCCAGCAGCGGTGCCGGGTCGCCGGGGTCGGCGGCCCCGAAGGACAGCGTCTCCACGAACGACCGCCACGAGGGACCTTCGGGGGCCGCCCGCCCGAACTCGGCGACGGCCTGCCGGGCGTGCTCGCGGAACTCCTCGTCGCCGAGGGCGTCGGCGGCG
This region of Streptomyces chromofuscus genomic DNA includes:
- a CDS encoding LLM class flavin-dependent oxidoreductase; this translates as MRTATTVEASGFGTWSGQADFVVEAEKLGLDVCWVAEAWGSDAPSALGFYAARTERMLLGSGIMQVGTRTPVALAQTAITLSNLSGGRFLLGLGPSGPQVMEGLHGVPFARPLARVRETVEIVRQAVAGGKISYAGSEFRIPLPGGDAVPMRLSLRAEHPVPLYLAALSPAMLELTGQVADGWLGTSFVPEGAAEAYFAPLRRGLAAAGRRRAGFDVCQGAEVAFAPDEEALGALVAGRKKELAFSLGGMGSASTNFYNRAYGRQGWAEVAAEVRQRWQAGDRDGAAALVTDEMVLATTLIGTEEMVRRRLRVWRDAGVDTVRMYPAGESLQARLDTLGRAIELVREVDGEA
- a CDS encoding winged helix-turn-helix transcriptional regulator; its protein translation is MRRTSFDGWPCSIARTVDILGDGWTLLVLREVFYGESRFDGFIGSLGIARNTLADRLRRLEDAGLLRRSVYQTEPVRHEYLPTDKGRDFFGVLAAINAWGDRWLAAEEGVPVVMRHTTCGHDTQAKVVCSSCGEPLRHGDVALRTGPGYPARLLKRPDVQARFGTGPGPQEVADGRTGS
- a CDS encoding SRPBCC family protein, with the translated sequence MEWTGARYADTPTVEVTTWVDAPPERVWELVSDVRRMPGTSTELRSVEWVDGADGPCVGARFVGRSAHPDLGEWETVSTVVECEPPQVFAWAVVDPENPSAVWRFRLAPRDGGTELSQWMQLGPAPSGLSFAIAAMPDKEQKIVFVRMREFERNMTATLRHIKTWAEA
- the zwf gene encoding glucose-6-phosphate dehydrogenase → MATDDRHDATRSTAPAGRLPDDHVIVICGATGDLARRKLLPGLFHLANAGLLPTRYRIVGTAPAADALGDEEFREHARQAVAEFGRAAPEGPSWRSFVETLSFGAADPGDPAPLLAAVQEAERAVGGSTRRLFHLAVPPVAFGSVVTMLGATGLSDGARVIVEKPFGTDLASARALNDTLHAVFDESRVFRIDHFLGKESVDNILALRFANGLFEPVWNRDHISHVQIDVPESIDIQGRARFFEGTGTFRDMIVTHLFQLLGFVAMEPPPRLDARSLREEKTKVFRSLRTLDPANVVRGQYEGYRDEPGVAPGSDTETFAALRVEIDNWRWAGVPFHLRSGKALAEGRHMVTLTFRQPPLRMFPATAPDGTTPRPGTLAIDFDDPGRITVRFLAKEPGPDMRLGRAEMVFDYAGSFAQEHTLEAYEHLILEAMLGDQSLFTSAEGIDRLWEVSEPLLKDPPPVEPYPKGSWGPDSIHRLVRPHHWYLPDGR
- a CDS encoding glycoside hydrolase family 65 protein, whose amino-acid sequence is MITHPSFACEPWSLRETELSLDVLAQSESVFALANGHVGWRGNLDEGEPHGLPGAYLNGVHEVHPLPYAEAGYGYPESGETAINVTDGKVIRLLVDDEPFDLRYGRLVAHERLLDFRTGVLSRTVDWVSPAGTGVRVVSRRLVSFTQRAIAAVEYQVEALDTPVTVAVQSELVANEQLPRTSGDPRVSAVIDAPLRAEEHFAQDTRLRLLHCTGHSGQRVGAAADHLVEGPDGTSWSAESEPDVSRLTITATLAPGERLRLVKFVGHGWSAQRSLPAIRDQVEGAVAAARSSGWEGLLAEQRAYLDDFWSRADVEVDGDEEIQQAVRFCLFHVLQAAARAEGRAVPAKGLTGTGYDGHAFWDSESFVLAVLTFTAPDTVAPALCWRHETLPAALGRARQLGLSGAAFPWRTISGAECSGYWPAGTAAFHVNADIADAVVRYVAATGDERFERGPGLELLVHTARLWRSLGSADAEGRFHIDGVTGPDEYSAVARDNLYTNLMARQNLRAAAAWVLLHPDEAAALGVTPEEAAAWQGAAARMVVPYNDRLGVHEQSAGFTTLKRWDFDRTAPEQYPLLLHFPYFDLYRKQVVKQADLVLAMLTCPDAFTDEEKARNFAYYEALTVRDSSLSACCQAVLAAETGHLRLAWDYLGEAALVDLEDLEHNTRDGLHIASLAGTWIALVVGLGGMRQYGGAGSGEPMVGFAPRLPEQLARLAFTLLIRGRRLRVEITDGTARYVLLEGEPQDLFHHGERFTVTTGEPTGRPIPPAPARPEPRQPWGRAPERREPAGPRTLRLP
- a CDS encoding MFS transporter; amino-acid sequence: MNGDRRGWRACALGGAVFAVCMAGTTLPTPLYPLYREKFGFSELTVTVVYAVYAFAVIGVLLLVGNASDTVGRRPVLLWGLGCATASAVCFLCATELGWLYAGRLFSGLSAGLFTGAATAYVMELAPHGGSSRATFVATAANMGGLGCGPLLAGVLAQYAPWPLYLPFVVHLALVACSAAVLLRLPETVRERRPLSTVRPHGPVLPAQVRAVFAPAAIASFVGFALFGVFTSVSPAFLAQSLDVDSHAVSGLVVALAFFASTAGQLAVGRVGARRSLPLGCAALLAGLALLAGALHWDLMTLVVLSALVGGIGQGLAFRAALTAVAQASPADRRAAVISTLFVVAYAGISVPVIGVGALTGPVGLPDAGLVFIACMAVLASTAAAYLLRRPLPARA
- a CDS encoding beta-phosphoglucomutase family hydrolase; the encoded protein is MLGLPDHIRACLFDLDGVLTQTAKVHAAAWKETFDAYLRQRAEQEGGPFVPFDSGEDYDAYVDGRPREDGVRTFLASRRIELPDGTPDDGPDQETVRGLGNRKNHLVLRMIRERGVEPYQGSVAFVRAARDAGLRRAVVSSSANCRDVLVAAGIEDLFEERVDGITTREQGLHGKPAPDTYLAGARLLGVEPAAAAVFEDALAGVEAGRAGNFGVVVGVDRVGQAAELRRHGADLVVTDLAQLLEGAR